TAATCAGATTGATTAACTTGGATTAACCTGCAAAAAAGAGCAGGGTCTGGTGTGGTGTGACTCAGACGGTCATCTCTGGAGAGAGGGACCGTACCACTATGATTCTTTGAGAAGCTCTGGAGTTTCCCTCTCCCCCACATCCTGCGTTAATGTGGTGAAGAtgctccagtttcctcccacagtctaaAGACCTGTACAGTAAGTCATGAGGACTGGAGACTCCAAACTGCCTACAGGCAGAGTGTGAGTGATGTTATGACTCTGTATGTTCACCCGAGGAAAGAGTCTGTGCCTTCTACCCTCTGCCTGCCGGGACAGGCTCCAGCTCTCCTGAGAGCCTGACACGAATGAAGCCAGCAGGGAAAATGACTGAAATCATATTCAGTATGCATGACAGTATGTAAAAACGCTCACGTCTGAAGAGGGGGCAATGCCATTCAGTTAAAAAAGTGCGTTAAAAGTTAAAACTAGTGTGTCAGCACCTCTCTGcgatgctgaagtgtccttgagcaacatACTGACTCTCGACCAGCTCCACTGCTGTTCAATGAAAATTTAGATATATGTTCCTCATATCTGctgcagataaaataaaaaacattgttcTGTCTCCTCTCTAATTTGATATTAGATTATTATACAGGATATTTATATGGAAACAGGGATTTCGACATGGTGATATATGACCCTACCTCTGACAACTTACAAAGCTGGGTGGTACCTTTTTATGACAACAGCTGAGTACAGGAAGAGAAGAGTGAGATTAGAAGAAACTCGACATACAACACGACTCTGTGAGGCTGTGCttagtttatttaaatatttagaatTGGGAACCATGAATGTCTCTTCAACATTTTGTGAAAGCTTGTTTTCATTAGCACTTGTTTATCCTCAGATTTAGTGGGAACTTCGTTATTGCAGCCAACAACCTTCGACAAGTCACATTGAGGGAATTAAACAAGGTGGCTGCGAGGTCAATTTAATAGTATTCAGTGGGTGAAACAAACACTGAGCTCAGGGAGTGTCACTCGACCTCGAGCCACTCAGGATGTCAAATGGGGCGAAAGATCTGACTTACTTTTTAGAAATTTCTAAAGGACACATATTTCTGTACGTTTTTTTGTACATAATAGGACCTTTAAATGTTGGAGCGTATCTCTGTTTACAAGGCATATCCAGCACTAGCTTCAGTGTAGCCCAAACGAGCGCGGCCATCTTTTCGAGCTTTGTGGAGCGAATCTAAAAAGTGAAGCCTAATTACATTTCTTATGGTTGAAAAAAGAAACCTTCACATCAGCGCCGTTACAATGTTGCGAACGAGTGAATgaattcacagaaagaagaacaTGATTTGAAAGAGGTTTTAACCAGCTCCGAATGTGTTGACGTTACCCGTCTTTCATCCATGTTtgtcaggaagttcaggatGATATTGATCCTGACCACATTAGGCATGAGAAATAAATGATATCAGGGTATTGATTTCACTTTCCCGAGGAGTTTTCCTCACATCGCTTTCATCGTAGCTTATGTAACTGCCCCAGTTATCCACTTCAGCCTCAACTAGTGTACGGTGCCACACATCTTGAGGCGCTGACAAAAACACATAGAGGAAACTACACTTAAACATCAAAGAGTCTGTGCAGATCTTCCTCTAATCCATGAACACATAATGTAAAATGCTTCTCCATGTCAGCCGCCTGTTTATTTGGGGTTTCTGTGTGCACATGTTAATCTATTTCCTGCAGAATTTAGaaagtaaattattatttaactgCACACCCACATTTTAAACCCTTCTTTTTGGCTTCGTGTCAACGGCTTAAAAACTTGGCTTCCACCGTTCTTCGCTCCTCTGCATGGTGAAACATCGACCCGGGTCggctgatgcacacacacagactcaaggAAACAGAAAGCCTGAGAGgctgtaacaaacacacacagaaaagacaTAGAGCTGCCTGGGGGCCTGCTGCTGAGTGTCAGCTCTTTGTCCTGAGCGCTCGGGGGAAACACTTGGGCAAGAAAAGCCAGCTCCGTTTGAAGGAGGAAATTTGGCAGCCTGCTGAGCAGTCAGCAGCACGGATATGCATTTCAATGCACAGCATGTGTATGAAGCTCTTTAGcgtagacacaaacacacaaacagcctaATGCTTGCAAGAGCTGAAATGCCTTGAGATGatgatgcacagacacacagtggtgGGGCTTCACCTGCATCTTTAACTGGGCAGACTGAGGGCTCCAAATTAAACAGCCTCATGAAAAATTCAGTCGGACTCGAGCATCTGAGCAGCATAAAGCAGCAACAAAATATAATCTTGTGAAAGAATTGAGCATCTTGAAATTCTCCCAATCTCTGTCTTGATGCCTTTattaacaccttttttttttgcaaatagaGATGAACAacaacatctctctctcaccctctgatAGCAGGTTTAGCTTCTTCGGCTGGATAGAACGAGCTGCTGTGTCTTGACCCAGCTGGACCTGGCAATTCTGACTCATGTCTGAAGTTTCCACCCATTATCCGAGACCCATTAAATCCTcacacaggagcagctgagcACAGCTTTGGCTCTTTTTCACTGGTTTGAGAAACTGTCCTGCTCTGCTGGATCCTTCTCTGCATCTCCGTCCATCCTCCCCAACCTGCTCCAGAGCAACTGTTGCGGAAAAACCAGAGTCCAGATAATATAGAGTGTGCAGATGCTTGTGTCACTGTCAGCTTGCTACAGTCTGTTTAACTTGTCTAGTCTCGCCTCAGTAGGTGAGAATTTTATGTAACACTCAGTCTTCATTTGAGCGCAGATACAAGctgtcctcctctcatctcGCAGTGCTCGACACCATTGTCTCATTAACTGCACCTTCCGCAGCTCTTTGCGGTGCCTCAGGAACTTTTGGGACTCGTTTAACCCCTCTTCACGCGCTTTAATTGCTCTGAAAGCTCAAGAAGCTCTTTTGTTAGTATCCCTTTGGAGCCACGCTTTGTTTGATGTGGGCttacgcacacgtacacacaagcAAACGTGCAAAAACACCAAGCACAAAACACGGATAAATGTGCGACGAGCGAACTGACAAACTGCgagacaaaaaagacaaattggaAGATCTGCATTCTCTCTGACACCGAGTATTCACCTGCCTCTCCTCCCACTCGTCCAACCTACACAATACACCTACACACGAGCcctgaaatcctcttcacacaGACGGATTCCTCTGACACATTTTATCCCTCTTGTTTCCTCCCGCGGTGTGTGTGCTGTAAATCATTTTGTGAAATGCTTGATGCAGTTTAGTTGCCTTTCCTTTTCGTTAAATAATAAAGAAGCTGTGGATAATTGCCAGGTTCTGGCTCATCTCAtcgttaaaaaacaaacaaatacacaacaacaagTGTCTCTCATCTTTCTGCCGACCTTTCTACACGACGGTGGGTAGAAAAGCCTGAAAAACATCACACTTTCACCCTTCCTCTTTTCATCCgccactctgctgctgcatccGTGAATCCTTTGGTTCAAATGATCACACAGGCTTCATCACATGTACCCGTCTTAGTATCTGCTCACTCCTCATATCGCAGTCACCAGTCTGATTTTCTTCTCTCTGCGctgtggctcacacacacacacacttctttgtgtttctgcagtGGACGTCTCAATgctctgcaacacaacaaattcCCATATAACCTCCACAGAAACAGGGCAGCTCTGCCTCTTAATTCTGCATGCATTCATAGAAAACTGCGTATCCTTGTTCCTCCTCTCTAACATCAGCCTCACTGTTTCATTATCTGCCTCACAATTATCTTATCCTCCCACATCATCCCTGTAAAAGATCTTAACTTGTCAGAGTGAACGTATCTATGACTCATAAAAATAGTCTTTATATCCTGTAGGGGTGAGCAGACAAGCAGCCGACGGTGATCCAGCAGGACTGTTTAACACACCAAGGTGTGGGCTGGGATGTTTATTCAAGTTATTAGAAGCAACAACAAGACATCacatcaacttaaaaaaaagaagaattgcTGCTCACATGGTCTCGTCGTTCTGAAACTCCAGCTTCCCAGACACCTCCTCGTAGTCCTCCCCGGACTTGGCAGTGCCCTCGGCTGTGTGGTAAGGCACCGCCACCTTCCCTCTGGCGCCGGATGTCCGGTGAACCTTCACCTGCATGTTGCCGACGCTCTCGCTGACCCTTGAGGAGCTGCTCTCAAACGTAAAGATGCCGGCGTGGTCGTCATCGTAGATGGTTACCGTGGCAGTGTGAGCGCTGCCCAGGGCTGCCTTTGGAGGAGCGTGGGAGGCGCTGTTGCTGGATGAGATGGAACTCGGCTCCAGGACAGAGACCTCGGCGCGGTGCACGATACGTGGGTTACTGAGGCGCACGTAGAAGTGCTCGTCCTCTTCGAAAATGTCGTCGTCGATAACACCAACAGTGAATTCTTTGGTTGTTTCACCGGGCTTGAAGACCAAAGTGCCCTCGGCAAACTCATAATCTGAGCCTGCGTTGGCTGTCCCATCCTCTGTACGGTAGTCCACCTGCATGGCACAGGAACAGACACTTGTTAAATATTCAGTAACTGTTGTTAAAATAACATggtgaattattaatattttctgcCTGAAGGAAGTGGATTTTTAAATTGACCTTGAGCGTTCCCATTTCCCCCCTTACCTTCACAGTGCAGCCACTTTCTCCTCCATGGCGGCTCACTGACACCTTTAGTGAGCCACAATTCTCAAAGCACTGGTAGTGAAAGGGGTCAAACTGCATGTAGATGGTGTTGGGATCTTCCTCTTGGCCACTCGCCTCATGACAGCTCACGACCTTCCTGGCCTGATCAGCGGCGTGCTTCTTCAGGATGTTCCCAGCTCCGATCATCATGCGTGTGGCTTGGATGCGATAGAAGGCCCGACTCTTCTGCTGCTGGACCAGCACTTGGTAGTTGGCCATCTCAATCAGCTGCTCCATGTCCTTCTCCGGATGCCTCTGTTTTAAGTCTTTCAAAGTGCGAGCCATATCCCTTCGGGCCTCTTCCTCTTGATCTTGCTCCGTGCTACCTCCGCCTTCCTCCACCCCTTCCAGCATCCCATCCAGAGCTTCTTTAGGGTGAGTGTGGGAGTTCACACCCTGGCCGTCCATCTCCAAGTCCATTTTGGTAAACATGGCGTCGCCCTCTGACTCGATGATAATGCCGCGGGTCTTATCTGTGCGATAACGCTTGTGGACGTACTTGTAGAAGAGCAGGCGTCTGTCTGCGATCCAGGCTTGCAGCACACAAagggggaagaagaggaaggtgaggaCGGCCTCCCAGAGGGCCACCTCTCCGGGGGAGAACACAGACAGGATGAGGTACAGCCAGATGTAGGCGAACACGCTCCAGGCAGCAGTGACAAAAAACACCCGGAGGTGCTTTATCTTGCGGACTTCATTTTCTGGcaccacaaagacacagataGCGATGATAATGAACATGTTGAATGCAGCACTGCCCACGATGGTGCTGGGGCCCAGAGAGCCAGCCTCAAAGTTATGGCCGATCACTTCGATGACGGACAACAGGATCTCCGGAGCTGATGAGCCCAGTGCCATCAGGGTCAGGTTGGACACCGTCTCATTCCAGACGCGCACAGTCGTTTTGGTGATCTCGCCGTTGGGCTTCTTGATGGTGATCTCCTTTTCCTGAGAGGTGATGACCTCGATGGACGACATGAAGCGGTCTGCGATGATGGACATGCCCAGGAACATGTATATAAGAGCTGCGAAGTAAACTATGGCGCGTGCAACCTTGTCGCCCACCGCAGGGTTTTGTGGGTTCCACAAGGGCAGCACCACTCCCTCGGAGCAGTTACTCGCAGTTGAGCAGTTGTCTGCCGTGCCGCCTGCATCTTCATGGCCCTGGGAGAAGTGAGTTACCCCCGGGAGCAGGACGAGCAGGAAAGAGATGAAAATATATGGACTGACGGGCGAAGAGTGGTTCAGGATAATCTTGTGCAGTAGCATGGTGACGGTACTTGCAGTCTGCTGTCACTCGTGAAGGTCTATACAAACCTCGGAAAGACAGAACAAAGAGGAAATTTGCAGAGAAAATCAGATGGTTGCATCGATTACGTCAGATATTCATCTATTATTAGAACTATACAGGGAAAGGGTCAACAACTCAAAAGTCCTTACTCTCATGCTCTTTTGTATGCAAATGATGTGGGATTTAACAGTTTGGTCGGTCCGAATTTGGAAAGCCAGAAGTATTGGCACCTACTAATCGTTGAGTCACTCGTATTGAACTACTCTGTCAAACTCCCACACATGTAATGTGGCCAATGTGTGCCGAGCAGCAGAGAAAACGTTAACCCTCTGCACTGGAAATATTGAGGGGAAAACACTGACTCAGTTCACCGTGTACAGTCCagttagatgagaagaaaaAATCTTCACTGATAACGAGTTAACGAGAAAAGGAAGCTGTTGTGAGGCAGCACAGACGTCCTGGAATAAAGAGATATTTTAAGATTATTTGAAGGAGAAATTCAGCTTACCTCTCAgctcaatattatttttattgctaaCAAATGCAGCATACGTATTTTTTCTCCCCATTTTATCTAAACCTTTTAAACTATGTCATGGGACAAATTAAAATCATTTCACTGTGGTTTTTCTTGGCAGCGCGGTGACCATCTTTACAGCTTGAGTGAGCAATTCAAAGAGCAGAGCGTCAATACACTCCAGAGGATTAACATCTGAATCAGTGtgaagagagggaaaaagaaaagagaaataccAGGGAGTGTAATCTACTGGTTCCAATTTCTGTCTCGAAAATAGGTTGCCCACCTGAAGCAGAGGAGATCTGTCAATGCTTCAGGAGCATCAGGTAGAAAAAAAGCAGCAATCTTCACTTTAACCTGCAGTTAAGTGGAGCACCACCGCCACCAGTTTCCATTGAGGCTACATTTCAGGGGTTAGCAGCGCagtacaaatgtaaaaaatgtaacttgtcCATATTTTTGTTGCCTCGTAAATAAATTGGGGACAGATTGTATTTGTGCAGCAACAGCTTTTGTGCGGCAGCTCAACAGCTGTGTGCCGAGTGGAAAGATCAGAACCATGGACAGCGACTTCTCCAGCCGGCAGGAGGAACCAACCGTGAGTGAAATGGGACCATCCACAAAAAGTCCTGACTTCAAAAACACTGAGAATCCTGAGTCCAAGAGTACATTGTGTACCTCGTGTCATTTAGAGAGAGTTTAATATTTCACAGCGCCGTCATTTTCCGCGATagcataatataataatatcattTTTTCTTTGGCAAACAACCCTGCACAAATTTTGAGTGGGTGATGTTTCTATGGCAAAAGCAAGCTCTCCAACTGGTGGGAATACAAGGATgaagctttttttctttctttcttttaaaaaaaaaaatcaatgctaTAGAGACAAGAGGTGTAGCTAGTTTCTACCGGTGTCAACTACTGTTCACTGACTCACATTTCTCATTTGAATCACCAGGCAGCAATAACCTAGCACAGGAAATTACTTTTAGTGGCACTCTGCCTTGTTTCCTTGAGAATACAGAGATTTCTAGTTGCAACAACAACTGAAGCtgaaggttttattttttcagcttAATTGGATCATTTGCAAACGTCGAGTCTCACCGAAAACCTTTCCTATATAGATTTGAGGATGCAGATCCCCTAGAGGAACTCAAGCAGTCCAAAACCACAATTCTCTGTGAGGCTAATATTTACTAGTTATCATCATTTCAACAACAACCTCACTCCAGCTGCTGAAAAGGCCCAGTGAGATTTCATACTTCCCTTTCCCACAATTCCACATGCAATCTTCAGCTATTCTAAAATTGAAAAACAACTCTGACCCAAATGAAATGATGATCTGATCGTCAGAAGTGTTCCTGTTTGGTTCGCAGGGGTCTCGGGTTGACAAGTAAACACTTGAACATAATGAGTCAGATTTTGATGCCAGAAATGGTTTAGTGAGCGAaggtgtgattttttttttctctctctttattcaaATGGTGGCATTCTCAATTAGCAATGAGTGACTTCCTAAATGTCATTTCCACTGCCCTGGGAATGAGAAGTCAGGAACAAAATGGAGCAGAAACAGAGTGTAAACACAAGGGGGAAGCGGCTGCTTGCACACAACACAATTAATTATATTGAACCAAACCCCACAATCAGTAAACAGTAAGCAGATATGACAAGTGTAGTGTTGGATTACATTCACTTATGAGTCTCAGAGCCTGATGCCAACAGCATAGCGGTGAAGAATccagatgtgcatgcaggaatAGTGTTAGCACAGAATATGGTTAATTCTGTAAGAAACTGAATTACTCACCCGGGTGCAGTTGTCTGTGAGTCAGCTCGGTGTCGAAGTTGTGGCCTCAGGAGATGAAGTTATCCTTCATATCGCTCTGTGGAAAAACGGATTATCTGAAATTCTTAAGagacttttcaatattctaaccaGACAGGATACCCACACATGTAAGAGACTTTCATGAAGCGTTTTAAAAGCCACAGATGCGGGGATGCAGATTTAGCAGCTGGAGTAAACATATAACTGTAGAGACAATTCGCAGCTGTCAAGTTACAAATGGGTTCTGATACAACAAGATTACTGCACATTACAGAtgcgggagagaggagagagagaaaaaatccGA
This genomic window from Pleuronectes platessa chromosome 15, fPlePla1.1, whole genome shotgun sequence contains:
- the slc8a4a gene encoding solute carrier family 8 member 4a isoform X6, with the translated sequence MFLGMSIIADRFMSSIEVITSQEKEITIKKPNGEITKTTVRVWNETVSNLTLMALGSSAPEILLSVIEVIGHNFEAGSLGPSTIVGSAAFNMFIIIAICVFVVPENEVRKIKHLRVFFVTAAWSVFAYIWLYLILSVFSPGEVALWEAVLTFLFFPLCVLQAWIADRRLLFYKYVHKRYRTDKTRGIIIESEGDAMFTKMDLEMDGQGVNSHTHPKEALDGMLEGVEEGGGSTEQDQEEEARRDMARTLKDLKQRHPEKDMEQLIEMANYQVLVQQQKSRAFYRIQATRMMIGAGNILKKHAADQARKVVSCHEASGQEEDPNTIYMQFDPFHYQCFENCGSLKVSVSRHGGESGCTVKVDYRTEDGTANAGSDYEFAEGTLVFKPGETTKEFTVGVIDDDIFEEDEHFYVRLSNPRIVHRAEVSVLEPSSISSSNSASHAPPKAALGSAHTATVTIYDDDHAGIFTFESSSSRVSESVGNMQVKVHRTSGARGKVAVPYHTAEGTAKSGEDYEEVSGKLEFQNDETMKMLNVKIIDDEEYEKNKTFTIVLEEPILLDLSFHICSSSAGDTNDNKTALGPEDISKMGCPCLGEHTKLEVVIEESYEFKSTVDKLIKKTNLALVVGSSSWREQFVSAVTVSAGNDDEEESGEEHLPSCFDYIMHFLTVFWKVLFAFVPPTEYWNGWACFFVSISLIGALTAVTGDLASHFGCTVGLKDSVTAVVFVALGTSVPDTFASKVAAIQDQYADASIGNVTGSNAVNVFLGIGVAWTIAAVYWRSKGKVFKVNPGSLAFSVTLFTAMAVFGVMVLLYRRRPGVAGAELGGPRTVKLLTFFLFVSMWLIYILLSSLEAYCHVPGF
- the slc8a4a gene encoding solute carrier family 8 member 4a isoform X9, producing the protein MFLGMSIIADRFMSSIEVITSQEKEITIKKPNGEITKTTVRVWNETVSNLTLMALGSSAPEILLSVIEVIGHNFEAGSLGPSTIVGSAAFNMFIIIAICVFVVPENEVRKIKHLRVFFVTAAWSVFAYIWLYLILSVFSPGEVALWEAVLTFLFFPLCVLQAWIADRRLLFYKYVHKRYRTDKTRGIIIESEGDAMFTKMDLEMDGQGVNSHTHPKEALDGMLEGVEEGGGSTEQDQEEEARRDMARTLKDLKQRHPEKDMEQLIEMANYQVLVQQQKSRAFYRIQATRMMIGAGNILKKHAADQARKVVSCHEASGQEEDPNTIYMQFDPFHYQCFENCGSLKVSVSRHGGESGCTVKVDYRTEDGTANAGSDYEFAEGTLVFKPGETTKEFTVGVIDDDIFEEDEHFYVRLSNPRIVHRAEVSVLEPSSISSSNSASHAPPKAALGSAHTATVTIYDDDHAGIFTFESSSSRVSESVGNMQVKVHRTSGARGKVAVPYHTAEGTAKSGEDYEEVSGKLEFQNDETMKMLNVKIIDDEEYEKNKTFTIVLEEPILLDVGQRHALGPEDISKMGCPCLGEHTKLEVVIEESYEFKSTVDKLIKKTNLALVVGSSSWREQFVSAVTVSAGNDDEEESGEEHLPSCFDYIMHFLTVFWKVLFAFVPPTEYWNGWACFFVSISLIGALTAVTGDLASHFGCTVGLKDSVTAVVFVALGTSVPDTFASKVAAIQDQYADASIGNVTGSNAVNVFLGIGVAWTIAAVYWRSKGKVFKVNPGSLAFSVTLFTAMAVFGVMVLLYRRRPGVAGAELGGPRTVKLLTFFLFVSMWLIYILLSSLEAYCHVPGF
- the slc8a4a gene encoding solute carrier family 8 member 4a isoform X7 yields the protein MFLGMSIIADRFMSSIEVITSQEKEITIKKPNGEITKTTVRVWNETVSNLTLMALGSSAPEILLSVIEVIGHNFEAGSLGPSTIVGSAAFNMFIIIAICVFVVPENEVRKIKHLRVFFVTAAWSVFAYIWLYLILSVFSPGEVALWEAVLTFLFFPLCVLQAWIADRRLLFYKYVHKRYRTDKTRGIIIESEGDAMFTKMDLEMDGQGVNSHTHPKEALDGMLEGVEEGGGSTEQDQEEEARRDMARTLKDLKQRHPEKDMEQLIEMANYQVLVQQQKSRAFYRIQATRMMIGAGNILKKHAADQARKVVSCHEASGQEEDPNTIYMQFDPFHYQCFENCGSLKVSVSRHGGESGCTVKVDYRTEDGTANAGSDYEFAEGTLVFKPGETTKEFTVGVIDDDIFEEDEHFYVRLSNPRIVHRAEVSVLEPSSISSSNSASHAPPKAALGSAHTATVTIYDDDHAGIFTFESSSSRVSESVGNMQVKVHRTSGARGKVAVPYHTAEGTAKSGEDYEEVSGKLEFQNDETMKMLNVKIIDDEEYEKNKTFTIVLEEPILLDVGQRHGDTNDNKTALGPEDISKMGCPCLGEHTKLEVVIEESYEFKSTVDKLIKKTNLALVVGSSSWREQFVSAVTVSAAGNDDEEESGEEHLPSCFDYIMHFLTVFWKVLFAFVPPTEYWNGWACFFVSISLIGALTAVTGDLASHFGCTVGLKDSVTAVVFVALGTSVPDTFASKVAAIQDQYADASIGNVTGSNAVNVFLGIGVAWTIAAVYWRSKGKVFKVNPGSLAFSVTLFTAMAVFGVMVLLYRRRPGVAGAELGGPRTVKLLTFFLFVSMWLIYILLSSLEAYCHVPGF
- the slc8a4a gene encoding solute carrier family 8 member 4a isoform X5, translating into MFLGMSIIADRFMSSIEVITSQEKEITIKKPNGEITKTTVRVWNETVSNLTLMALGSSAPEILLSVIEVIGHNFEAGSLGPSTIVGSAAFNMFIIIAICVFVVPENEVRKIKHLRVFFVTAAWSVFAYIWLYLILSVFSPGEVALWEAVLTFLFFPLCVLQAWIADRRLLFYKYVHKRYRTDKTRGIIIESEGDAMFTKMDLEMDGQGVNSHTHPKEALDGMLEGVEEGGGSTEQDQEEEARRDMARTLKDLKQRHPEKDMEQLIEMANYQVLVQQQKSRAFYRIQATRMMIGAGNILKKHAADQARKVVSCHEASGQEEDPNTIYMQFDPFHYQCFENCGSLKVSVSRHGGESGCTVKVDYRTEDGTANAGSDYEFAEGTLVFKPGETTKEFTVGVIDDDIFEEDEHFYVRLSNPRIVHRAEVSVLEPSSISSSNSASHAPPKAALGSAHTATVTIYDDDHAGIFTFESSSSRVSESVGNMQVKVHRTSGARGKVAVPYHTAEGTAKSGEDYEEVSGKLEFQNDETMKMLNVKIIDDEEYEKNKTFTIVLEEPILLDVGQRHGDTNDNKTALGPEDISKMGCPCLGEHTKLEVVIEESYEFKSTVDKLIKKTNLALVVGSSSWREQFVSAVTVSAGESWQCNDDEEESGEEHLPSCFDYIMHFLTVFWKVLFAFVPPTEYWNGWACFFVSISLIGALTAVTGDLASHFGCTVGLKDSVTAVVFVALGTSVPDTFASKVAAIQDQYADASIGNVTGSNAVNVFLGIGVAWTIAAVYWRSKGKVFKVNPGSLAFSVTLFTAMAVFGVMVLLYRRRPGVAGAELGGPRTVKLLTFFLFVSMWLIYILLSSLEAYCHVPGF
- the slc8a4a gene encoding solute carrier family 8 member 4a isoform X8 is translated as MFLGMSIIADRFMSSIEVITSQEKEITIKKPNGEITKTTVRVWNETVSNLTLMALGSSAPEILLSVIEVIGHNFEAGSLGPSTIVGSAAFNMFIIIAICVFVVPENEVRKIKHLRVFFVTAAWSVFAYIWLYLILSVFSPGEVALWEAVLTFLFFPLCVLQAWIADRRLLFYKYVHKRYRTDKTRGIIIESEGDAMFTKMDLEMDGQGVNSHTHPKEALDGMLEGVEEGGGSTEQDQEEEARRDMARTLKDLKQRHPEKDMEQLIEMANYQVLVQQQKSRAFYRIQATRMMIGAGNILKKHAADQARKVVSCHEASGQEEDPNTIYMQFDPFHYQCFENCGSLKVSVSRHGGESGCTVKVDYRTEDGTANAGSDYEFAEGTLVFKPGETTKEFTVGVIDDDIFEEDEHFYVRLSNPRIVHRAEVSVLEPSSISSSNSASHAPPKAALGSAHTATVTIYDDDHAGIFTFESSSSRVSESVGNMQVKVHRTSGARGKVAVPYHTAEGTAKSGEDYEEVSGKLEFQNDETMKMLNVKIIDDEEYEKNKTFTIVLEEPILLDVGQRHAVILSHLTLGPEDISKMGCPCLGEHTKLEVVIEESYEFKSTVDKLIKKTNLALVVGSSSWREQFVSAVTVSAAGNDDEEESGEEHLPSCFDYIMHFLTVFWKVLFAFVPPTEYWNGWACFFVSISLIGALTAVTGDLASHFGCTVGLKDSVTAVVFVALGTSVPDTFASKVAAIQDQYADASIGNVTGSNAVNVFLGIGVAWTIAAVYWRSKGKVFKVNPGSLAFSVTLFTAMAVFGVMVLLYRRRPGVAGAELGGPRTVKLLTFFLFVSMWLIYILLSSLEAYCHVPGF
- the slc8a4a gene encoding solute carrier family 8 member 4a isoform X3 — its product is MFLGMSIIADRFMSSIEVITSQEKEITIKKPNGEITKTTVRVWNETVSNLTLMALGSSAPEILLSVIEVIGHNFEAGSLGPSTIVGSAAFNMFIIIAICVFVVPENEVRKIKHLRVFFVTAAWSVFAYIWLYLILSVFSPGEVALWEAVLTFLFFPLCVLQAWIADRRLLFYKYVHKRYRTDKTRGIIIESEGDAMFTKMDLEMDGQGVNSHTHPKEALDGMLEGVEEGGGSTEQDQEEEARRDMARTLKDLKQRHPEKDMEQLIEMANYQVLVQQQKSRAFYRIQATRMMIGAGNILKKHAADQARKVVSCHEASGQEEDPNTIYMQFDPFHYQCFENCGSLKVSVSRHGGESGCTVKVDYRTEDGTANAGSDYEFAEGTLVFKPGETTKEFTVGVIDDDIFEEDEHFYVRLSNPRIVHRAEVSVLEPSSISSSNSASHAPPKAALGSAHTATVTIYDDDHAGIFTFESSSSRVSESVGNMQVKVHRTSGARGKVAVPYHTAEGTAKSGEDYEEVSGKLEFQNDETMKMLNVKIIDDEEYEKNKTFTIVLEEPILLDVGQRHGEMRTRLHRDTNDNKTALGPEDISKMGCPCLGEHTKLEVVIEESYEFKSTVDKLIKKTNLALVVGSSSWREQFVSAVTVSAGESWQCNDDEEESGEEHLPSCFDYIMHFLTVFWKVLFAFVPPTEYWNGWACFFVSISLIGALTAVTGDLASHFGCTVGLKDSVTAVVFVALGTSVPDTFASKVAAIQDQYADASIGNVTGSNAVNVFLGIGVAWTIAAVYWRSKGKVFKVNPGSLAFSVTLFTAMAVFGVMVLLYRRRPGVAGAELGGPRTVKLLTFFLFVSMWLIYILLSSLEAYCHVPGF
- the slc8a4a gene encoding solute carrier family 8 member 4a isoform X4 — translated: MFLGMSIIADRFMSSIEVITSQEKEITIKKPNGEITKTTVRVWNETVSNLTLMALGSSAPEILLSVIEVIGHNFEAGSLGPSTIVGSAAFNMFIIIAICVFVVPENEVRKIKHLRVFFVTAAWSVFAYIWLYLILSVFSPGEVALWEAVLTFLFFPLCVLQAWIADRRLLFYKYVHKRYRTDKTRGIIIESEGDAMFTKMDLEMDGQGVNSHTHPKEALDGMLEGVEEGGGSTEQDQEEEARRDMARTLKDLKQRHPEKDMEQLIEMANYQVLVQQQKSRAFYRIQATRMMIGAGNILKKHAADQARKVVSCHEASGQEEDPNTIYMQFDPFHYQCFENCGSLKVSVSRHGGESGCTVKVDYRTEDGTANAGSDYEFAEGTLVFKPGETTKEFTVGVIDDDIFEEDEHFYVRLSNPRIVHRAEVSVLEPSSISSSNSASHAPPKAALGSAHTATVTIYDDDHAGIFTFESSSSRVSESVGNMQVKVHRTSGARGKVAVPYHTAEGTAKSGEDYEEVSGKLEFQNDETMKMLNVKIIDDEEYEKNKTFTIVLEEPILLDVGQRHGEMRTRLHRQSSTLGPEDISKMGCPCLGEHTKLEVVIEESYEFKSTVDKLIKKTNLALVVGSSSWREQFVSAVTVSAGESWQCNDDEEESGEEHLPSCFDYIMHFLTVFWKVLFAFVPPTEYWNGWACFFVSISLIGALTAVTGDLASHFGCTVGLKDSVTAVVFVALGTSVPDTFASKVAAIQDQYADASIGNVTGSNAVNVFLGIGVAWTIAAVYWRSKGKVFKVNPGSLAFSVTLFTAMAVFGVMVLLYRRRPGVAGAELGGPRTVKLLTFFLFVSMWLIYILLSSLEAYCHVPGF